In Gordonia iterans, the following proteins share a genomic window:
- the rpmA gene encoding 50S ribosomal protein L27, translating to MAHKKGASSSRNGRDSNAQRLGVKRFGGQVVSAGEILVRQRGTKFHPGVNVGRGGDDTLFALAAGSVEFGTKRGRKTVNIVPESASV from the coding sequence ATGGCACATAAGAAGGGTGCATCCAGCTCGCGGAACGGTCGCGATTCGAACGCCCAGCGCCTCGGTGTGAAGCGCTTCGGCGGCCAGGTGGTCAGCGCCGGCGAGATCCTGGTCCGCCAGCGCGGCACCAAGTTCCACCCGGGCGTCAACGTCGGTCGCGGTGGCGACGACACCCTGTTCGCGCTCGCTGCGGGCTCGGTGGAGTTCGGCACCAAGCGCGGCCGCAAGACCGTGAACATCGTCCCGGAATCGGCCTCGGTCTGA
- the obgE gene encoding GTPase ObgE — MSKFVDRVTIDAVAGNGGHGCSSVHREKFRPLGGPDGGNGGSGGDVILVVDPQVHTLLDFHFRPHAKAGNGKPGEGGNRSGANGESLVLKVPDGTVVLDTDGNLLADLVGEGTEFIASRGGRGGLGNAALASKARKAPGFALLGEPGEERQLVLELKSVADVGLVGFPSAGKSSLVSVLSAAKPKIADYPFTTLAPNLGVVTAGESTYTIADVPGLIPGASQGRGLGLDFLRHLERCAVLAHVVDCATLEPGRDPLSDIDALEAELAAYQPVLAEDQSLGDLATRPRIVILNKVDIPEADELADLVESDIAERGWPVFRVSAVAHKGLAELKFGLAKLVEEYRREHEKPVARRAVIRPKAVDKAEFTVVDDPEIDGGFIVRGERPERWIRQTQFDNDEAVGYLADRLNRLGVEDALVKRGARAGAAVTIAGVTFDWEPSVPMSEDVPLTGRGTDIRLERNERIGAAERKAARKLRRQRDDEAQESQEALGWTEDADAAERSDGEAH; from the coding sequence ATGTCGAAATTCGTCGACCGCGTGACCATCGACGCCGTCGCCGGCAACGGAGGGCACGGCTGTTCCTCGGTGCACCGCGAGAAGTTCCGGCCGCTGGGCGGACCGGACGGCGGCAACGGCGGCAGCGGTGGGGATGTGATCCTCGTCGTCGATCCTCAGGTGCACACCCTGCTCGACTTTCACTTCCGGCCGCATGCCAAGGCCGGCAACGGTAAACCCGGCGAGGGCGGCAACCGCAGCGGCGCGAACGGCGAGTCGCTGGTCCTCAAGGTGCCCGACGGGACCGTCGTGCTCGACACCGACGGCAATCTGCTGGCCGATCTGGTCGGGGAAGGCACCGAGTTCATCGCCAGCCGCGGCGGCCGCGGCGGTCTGGGCAACGCGGCGCTCGCCTCCAAGGCGCGCAAGGCGCCCGGTTTCGCGCTGCTCGGCGAGCCCGGCGAGGAACGCCAGCTGGTGCTGGAGCTCAAGTCCGTGGCGGACGTCGGCCTGGTCGGCTTCCCGTCCGCGGGCAAGTCGTCGCTGGTGTCGGTGCTCTCGGCCGCCAAGCCGAAGATCGCCGACTACCCGTTCACCACGCTCGCGCCGAACCTCGGCGTGGTGACCGCGGGCGAGTCGACGTACACCATCGCCGACGTTCCCGGCCTGATCCCAGGTGCTTCGCAGGGCCGCGGACTGGGGCTGGACTTCTTGCGCCACCTGGAGCGCTGCGCGGTGCTCGCACACGTCGTCGACTGCGCGACGCTCGAGCCCGGCCGTGACCCGCTCTCCGACATCGACGCGCTGGAAGCCGAGCTTGCGGCTTACCAGCCGGTGCTCGCCGAGGACCAGTCGCTCGGCGACCTCGCCACGCGACCGCGGATCGTCATTCTCAACAAGGTCGACATCCCCGAAGCCGACGAACTCGCCGACCTCGTCGAGTCCGATATCGCCGAGCGTGGCTGGCCCGTGTTCCGGGTCTCGGCCGTCGCGCACAAAGGCCTCGCCGAACTGAAGTTCGGGCTCGCGAAGCTGGTCGAGGAGTATCGCCGCGAGCACGAGAAGCCGGTCGCGCGGCGGGCGGTGATCCGGCCGAAGGCGGTCGACAAGGCGGAGTTCACCGTCGTCGACGACCCCGAGATCGACGGTGGTTTCATCGTCCGCGGCGAGCGGCCCGAACGCTGGATCCGTCAGACTCAGTTCGACAACGACGAGGCCGTCGGCTATCTGGCCGATCGGCTGAACCGGCTCGGTGTGGAGGATGCGCTGGTCAAGCGCGGCGCCAGGGCCGGTGCGGCCGTGACGATCGCCGGCGTGACCTTCGACTGGGAGCCGTCCGTCCCGATGAGCGAGGACGTCCCGCTGACCGGGCGCGGCACCGACATCCGGCTCGAGCGCAACGAGCGCATCGGGGCAGCCGAGCGCAAGGCGGCGCGTAAGCTCCGCCGGCAGCGCGACGACGAGGCACAGGAGTCCCAGGAGGCGCTCGGCTGGACCGAGGATGCCGATGCGGCCGAGCGGAGCGACGGGGAGGCGCATTGA
- the proB gene encoding glutamate 5-kinase, giving the protein MSEVRSAIARARSIVVKIGSSAVTDLETGLDHERLDALVDALEARMSTGCDVVVVSSGAVGAGIAPLGLRKRPADLATKQAAASVGQLKLAQAWDASFARYGRVVGQVLLTADDVSNRAHHANAQRTLDKLRALHAVAVVNENDTVATNELRFGDNDRLGALVAHLAVADALVLLSDVDGLYTGDPRKPGPDGQPARFIEEVSGPEDLDGVIAGSGGVLGTGGMASKLAAARLAADSGVPVLLAAAAEADKALSGASVGTVFAARPQRLSARKFWVRHAAEALGRLTIDAGAVDAVVGRRRSLLAAGITGVTGAFAGGDVVELAGPDGEICARGVSSYDADDIAVMIGKSGDVLGSDYRRPVIHANDLVRT; this is encoded by the coding sequence TTGAGCGAGGTCCGTTCGGCGATCGCCAGGGCGCGGTCGATCGTCGTCAAGATCGGTTCGTCGGCGGTCACCGACCTGGAGACCGGGCTCGACCACGAGCGGCTCGATGCACTGGTCGACGCTCTCGAAGCCCGCATGAGCACCGGGTGCGACGTGGTCGTGGTCTCCTCCGGAGCCGTCGGCGCCGGCATCGCGCCGCTCGGGTTGCGCAAGCGGCCTGCGGATCTGGCGACCAAGCAGGCCGCCGCCAGCGTAGGACAGCTGAAGCTGGCGCAGGCCTGGGACGCCTCGTTCGCGCGATACGGCCGTGTCGTCGGCCAGGTGCTGCTGACCGCGGACGACGTCTCCAACCGCGCGCATCACGCGAACGCACAGCGCACGCTGGACAAACTGCGTGCCCTGCACGCGGTGGCGGTGGTCAACGAGAACGACACCGTGGCGACCAACGAGCTCCGCTTCGGCGACAACGACCGGCTGGGTGCGCTCGTCGCACACCTGGCGGTCGCGGACGCGCTGGTCCTGCTGTCCGACGTCGACGGCCTGTACACCGGTGATCCGCGCAAGCCCGGTCCGGACGGGCAGCCTGCCCGGTTCATCGAGGAGGTGTCCGGGCCGGAGGACCTGGACGGGGTGATCGCCGGTTCCGGGGGAGTGCTCGGCACCGGCGGGATGGCCTCCAAGCTCGCCGCGGCCCGGCTGGCCGCCGACTCCGGTGTGCCGGTCCTGCTCGCGGCTGCCGCCGAAGCCGACAAGGCCCTCTCCGGCGCATCGGTGGGCACCGTCTTCGCCGCGCGCCCGCAGCGGCTGTCAGCACGCAAGTTCTGGGTGCGGCACGCCGCGGAAGCGCTGGGCCGCTTGACGATCGACGCCGGTGCCGTCGACGCGGTGGTCGGGCGCCGTCGGTCGCTGCTGGCCGCGGGGATCACCGGCGTCACCGGTGCCTTCGCGGGCGGGGACGTCGTGGAACTGGCAGGTCCGGACGGCGAGATCTGCGCGCGGGGTGTGTCGTCGTACGACGCCGACGACATCGCCGTCATGATCGGCAAGTCGGGTGACGTACTCGGATCGGACTACCGCCGCCCGGTGATCCACGCCAACGATCTCGTCCGAACCTGA
- a CDS encoding acyl-CoA dehydrogenase family protein, protein MTALLLNPSSADYSQFDPETRRLLRATIDFFEGYGKQRLLQADLHAEWVADFLEFQKRERLFATFLTPAAYAGGDENRRWDGARNAALSEILGFYGLAYWYAEQVTILGLGPVWMSDNEAAKAKAARQLADGEVMAFGLSEREHGADVYSTDMILTPTGGAGGEPDGFTASGVKYYIGNGNVAGTVSVFGRRGDVDGPDGYVFFAVDSRHPAYRLIDNVVHGQMYVSTFELDEYPVGPDAILHTGPEAFAAALNTVNVGKFNLCHGSIGMCEHSLYEAITHSNNRILYGNPVTVFSHVQGNFVDAYARLSAMKLFSDRAVDYFRSASRDDRRYLLFNPVTKSKVTSEGETVMTLLLDVVAAKGYEKNTYFHQANRFIGWLPRLEGTVHVNVAQILKFMPNYLFDPAEYPEIGRRLDPADDAFFFAQGPVGGAGKVCFADWTAPYQARADVPNVAVFYEQATALKALLTTAPPSAEQQKDLDFVLTVGHLFTLIVYGQLILEQAALIGLDDDLLDRIFDFQIRDFSGYAVDLYGKPSATPEQQQWALGAVRRPVADTGVFDRVWQQVQALDGAYTMPS, encoded by the coding sequence ATGACCGCGCTCTTGCTGAATCCGTCCTCCGCCGACTACTCGCAGTTCGATCCCGAGACCCGCAGACTGCTGCGGGCGACGATCGACTTCTTCGAGGGGTACGGCAAGCAGCGTCTGCTTCAGGCCGATTTGCACGCGGAGTGGGTGGCCGACTTCCTCGAGTTCCAGAAGCGCGAACGACTGTTCGCTACCTTCCTCACCCCGGCCGCCTACGCCGGCGGGGACGAGAATCGTCGCTGGGACGGTGCCCGGAACGCGGCGCTGAGCGAGATCCTCGGCTTCTACGGGCTGGCCTACTGGTACGCCGAGCAGGTGACCATTCTCGGCCTCGGACCGGTCTGGATGTCCGACAACGAGGCCGCCAAGGCCAAAGCCGCCCGTCAGCTGGCCGACGGCGAGGTGATGGCGTTCGGCCTGTCCGAGCGTGAGCACGGGGCCGACGTGTACAGCACCGACATGATCCTCACACCCACAGGCGGCGCCGGGGGAGAGCCGGACGGATTCACCGCGTCGGGCGTCAAGTACTACATCGGGAACGGCAACGTCGCCGGCACGGTGTCGGTGTTCGGCCGGCGCGGCGACGTCGACGGACCCGACGGCTATGTGTTCTTCGCCGTCGACAGCCGGCATCCGGCCTACCGGCTGATCGACAACGTGGTGCACGGGCAGATGTACGTCTCCACGTTCGAGCTCGACGAGTACCCGGTCGGCCCCGACGCCATCCTGCACACCGGCCCGGAGGCCTTCGCCGCCGCGCTGAACACCGTCAACGTCGGTAAGTTCAATCTCTGCCACGGCTCGATCGGAATGTGCGAGCACTCGCTGTACGAGGCGATCACCCACTCCAACAACCGGATCCTGTACGGAAACCCGGTCACCGTCTTCTCCCATGTGCAGGGCAACTTCGTCGACGCCTATGCGCGGCTGTCGGCCATGAAGCTGTTCAGCGATCGCGCTGTCGACTACTTCCGCAGCGCGAGCCGCGACGACCGTCGCTATCTGCTTTTCAACCCGGTCACCAAGTCGAAGGTCACGTCAGAAGGCGAGACGGTGATGACGCTGCTGCTCGACGTCGTGGCGGCCAAGGGTTACGAGAAGAACACCTACTTCCATCAGGCCAATCGCTTCATCGGCTGGCTGCCTCGGCTGGAGGGCACCGTGCACGTCAACGTCGCGCAGATCCTCAAGTTCATGCCGAACTATCTGTTCGACCCCGCCGAATACCCGGAGATCGGTCGTCGCCTGGACCCGGCCGACGACGCGTTCTTCTTCGCGCAGGGACCGGTCGGCGGGGCGGGGAAGGTGTGCTTCGCCGACTGGACGGCTCCCTACCAGGCGCGTGCCGACGTGCCGAACGTGGCAGTGTTCTACGAGCAGGCGACCGCCCTCAAGGCACTGCTCACGACCGCGCCGCCCAGCGCGGAACAGCAGAAGGATCTGGACTTCGTGCTGACCGTCGGGCACCTGTTCACCCTGATCGTCTACGGGCAGCTGATTCTGGAGCAGGCCGCGCTGATCGGACTCGACGACGACCTGCTGGACCGGATCTTCGATTTTCAGATCCGTGACTTCTCGGGCTACGCGGTGGACCTGTACGGCAAGCCGTCGGCGACCCCGGAGCAGCAGCAGTGGGCGCTCGGCGCGGTCCGTCGTCCGGTCGCCGATACCGGCGTGTTCGACCGGGTGTGGCAGCAGGTGCAGGCTCTCGACGGCGCCTACACGATGCCCAGCTGA
- a CDS encoding Sir2 family NAD-dependent protein deacetylase, translated as MRTAPAWTPAEPTEPDPDPVGRTRELALLLAGRRTVALTGAGLSTPSGIPDYRSPGSPPRTPMTIQMFLSSPDYRRHYWARNHLGWRHMDAARPNAAHHALAILEAEGLISGVITQNVDMLHVKAGSRRVLDLHGSYGRVICLDCGHRISRHLLDDALEAANPGFRERVAGRGAIEVAPDADAVLEDTASFVTVDCSVCGGILKPDIVYFGESVPKSVVAQAYAIVDDADAVLVAGSSLTVMSGLRFVRHAARGGKPIAIVNRGGTRGDDVATLKIDHRCEEILPTLALPRQLGIV; from the coding sequence ATGCGCACCGCACCGGCCTGGACCCCGGCCGAACCGACCGAACCCGACCCGGATCCGGTGGGACGGACCCGCGAGCTCGCACTGCTGCTCGCCGGTCGGCGGACGGTCGCGCTGACCGGGGCCGGACTCTCGACGCCGTCCGGGATCCCCGACTACCGCAGCCCCGGTTCGCCGCCGCGCACGCCGATGACCATCCAGATGTTCCTGAGCTCGCCCGACTACCGCCGGCACTACTGGGCCCGCAACCATCTGGGCTGGCGGCACATGGATGCGGCCCGGCCGAATGCCGCCCATCACGCGCTGGCGATCCTCGAAGCCGAAGGGCTGATCAGCGGGGTGATCACTCAGAACGTCGACATGCTGCACGTGAAGGCGGGCTCGCGCCGCGTGCTCGACCTGCACGGGTCGTACGGACGGGTGATCTGCCTGGACTGCGGCCACCGCATCTCACGGCACCTGCTCGACGACGCGCTGGAGGCGGCCAATCCCGGGTTTCGTGAGCGGGTGGCCGGCCGTGGCGCCATCGAAGTGGCCCCGGACGCCGACGCCGTCCTCGAGGACACGGCGTCGTTCGTCACCGTCGACTGCTCGGTGTGCGGCGGCATCCTGAAGCCTGACATCGTCTACTTCGGCGAGTCGGTACCCAAATCCGTTGTCGCCCAGGCCTATGCGATCGTCGACGACGCCGACGCCGTCCTGGTGGCGGGCAGTTCGCTCACGGTGATGTCGGGACTGCGCTTCGTCCGGCACGCCGCCCGGGGCGGCAAGCCGATCGCGATCGTCAACCGCGGCGGCACCCGTGGCGACGACGTGGCGACGCTGAAGATCGACCACCGCTGCGAAGAGATCCTTCCGACCCTCGCGCTCCCCCGTCAGCTGGGCATCGTGTAG
- a CDS encoding ectoine synthase, producing MIVRTTAEITGTERDVADGSWRSKRIVLGGDRVGFSFHETTIAPGSVNEFHYANHVEAVWLVEGTGTLTDRETGVEYPLAPGTMYLLDGNERHTVAVDADSVPMRMFCVFNPPVVGTEVHDENGVYPLVAVDA from the coding sequence ATGATCGTCCGCACCACCGCAGAGATCACCGGCACCGAGCGCGACGTCGCCGACGGGAGCTGGCGTTCCAAGCGGATCGTGCTCGGCGGCGACCGGGTCGGGTTCTCGTTCCACGAGACCACCATCGCTCCGGGCTCGGTCAACGAGTTCCACTACGCCAACCACGTCGAGGCGGTGTGGCTGGTCGAGGGCACCGGCACCCTCACCGACCGCGAGACCGGAGTGGAGTACCCGCTCGCCCCGGGCACCATGTATTTGCTCGACGGGAACGAGCGGCACACCGTCGCCGTCGACGCCGACAGCGTTCCGATGCGCATGTTCTGCGTCTTCAACCCGCCGGTGGTGGGCACTGAGGTGCACGACGAGAACGGGGTCTACCCGCTCGTCGCCGTCGACGCCTGA
- the ectB gene encoding diaminobutyrate--2-oxoglutarate transaminase, producing MTTIETHVDEQTFTRYESEVRSYCRNWPAVFDTARGSWLTDVDGKQYLDFFAGAGALNYGHNHPALKEALLTHLVRDGITHGLDMMTVAKGEFLQTFDDKILAPRKLDYRVQFPGPTGTNAVESALKLARKVTGRESVISFTNAFHGMTLGSLSVTGNAMKRAGAGVPLVHSTPMPFDNYFDGAMEDFSWFERTLDDSGSGLNRPAAVIVETVQGEGGVNVARPEWLRALADLCAAREILLVVDDVQMGCGRTGEFFSFEEAGIVPDIVTLSKSIGGYGLPMALTLLKPELDVWSPGEHNGTFRGNNPAFVTATAALRHFWSDDLLSRDVHRKGEIIAECFEELSNTHDGVSHRGRGMVRGLVFDEPENAGRVCAKAYESGLLAETSGPSDEVVKLLPPLTIDEDDLAHGLAVLAAATAEVVG from the coding sequence ATGACGACCATCGAAACGCACGTGGACGAGCAGACCTTTACCCGATACGAATCCGAAGTCCGATCCTATTGCCGCAACTGGCCCGCGGTATTCGATACCGCCCGGGGTTCCTGGCTGACCGACGTCGACGGCAAGCAGTACCTCGACTTCTTCGCCGGTGCCGGCGCCCTCAATTACGGGCACAACCACCCCGCGCTCAAAGAAGCGCTGCTGACCCACCTGGTGCGCGACGGGATCACCCACGGCCTGGACATGATGACAGTCGCCAAGGGCGAGTTCCTCCAGACCTTCGACGACAAGATCCTCGCTCCCCGCAAGCTCGACTACCGTGTGCAGTTCCCGGGCCCCACCGGTACCAACGCCGTGGAGTCCGCCCTGAAGCTGGCCCGCAAGGTGACCGGCCGCGAGTCCGTCATCAGCTTCACCAACGCGTTCCACGGCATGACGCTGGGTTCGCTGTCGGTCACCGGCAACGCGATGAAGCGGGCCGGCGCGGGCGTCCCCCTCGTGCACAGCACCCCGATGCCGTTCGACAACTACTTCGACGGCGCGATGGAGGACTTCTCCTGGTTCGAGCGCACGCTCGACGATTCCGGCAGCGGCCTCAACCGGCCGGCCGCCGTGATCGTGGAGACCGTTCAGGGCGAGGGTGGCGTCAACGTCGCGCGACCGGAGTGGCTGCGCGCCCTGGCCGACCTCTGCGCCGCCCGCGAGATCCTGCTGGTCGTCGACGATGTGCAGATGGGCTGCGGCCGCACCGGCGAGTTCTTCTCCTTCGAAGAGGCCGGGATCGTTCCGGACATCGTCACCCTGTCCAAGTCGATCGGCGGGTACGGGCTGCCGATGGCGCTCACCCTCCTCAAGCCGGAGCTGGACGTCTGGTCGCCCGGCGAGCACAACGGCACGTTCCGCGGCAACAACCCGGCATTCGTCACTGCGACCGCGGCCCTGCGTCACTTCTGGTCCGACGACCTGCTCAGCCGCGACGTCCACCGCAAGGGCGAGATCATCGCCGAGTGCTTCGAGGAACTCAGCAACACGCACGACGGCGTGTCGCACCGGGGCCGCGGCATGGTCCGCGGGCTGGTCTTCGACGAGCCGGAGAACGCCGGCCGCGTCTGCGCCAAGGCCTACGAATCCGGGCTGCTGGCCGAGACCTCCGGCCCCAGCGACGAGGTGGTGAAGCTGCTGCCGCCGCTGACCATCGATGAGGACGATCTGGCCCACGGCCTGGCCGTGCTGGCGGCGGCCACCGCGGAGGTGGTCGGATGA
- the ectA gene encoding diaminobutyrate acetyltransferase translates to MNPAIPKSRPDRDPEIRFREPVVGDGIRLWEIARDSQVLDVNSSYAYVLWCHDFASTSIVAERDERAVGFVTGYRKPTRPDVLMVWQVAVDADQRGSGIAARMLTTLFERCRPDGVTSMHTTISPDNLASQRLFASVADRLGLGFGSESLFAVTDFPDAHQPEDLYILAAPTT, encoded by the coding sequence ATGAATCCGGCGATACCGAAGTCACGACCCGACCGCGACCCCGAAATCCGTTTCCGGGAGCCCGTGGTCGGCGACGGCATTCGTCTCTGGGAGATCGCCCGCGATTCCCAGGTGCTCGACGTGAATTCGAGCTACGCCTACGTGCTCTGGTGTCACGACTTCGCCAGCACCTCGATCGTCGCCGAGCGCGACGAGCGGGCGGTCGGATTCGTGACCGGTTACCGAAAGCCCACCCGGCCGGACGTCCTGATGGTCTGGCAGGTGGCGGTCGATGCCGATCAGCGCGGTTCAGGAATCGCCGCGCGCATGCTGACCACGCTGTTCGAGCGTTGCCGCCCGGACGGGGTCACCAGCATGCACACCACCATCAGCCCCGACAACCTCGCCTCGCAGCGATTGTTCGCCAGCGTCGCCGACCGTCTGGGCCTGGGGTTCGGGTCCGAATCCCTTTTCGCCGTCACCGATTTCCCGGATGCACATCAACCCGAAGATCTGTACATCCTGGCGGCACCCACAACCTGA
- the rsmD gene encoding 16S rRNA (guanine(966)-N(2))-methyltransferase RsmD has product MPRIIAGEFRGRRLASPAESTRPTSDRVREAVASMLGSRMDLSGARVLDLYAGTGALALELLSRGAGSAVLVESDRKAAAVVRDNIAVCGAHGRARVVNRTVASFLSAPGELFDVVFLDPPYALGADEVSASLAALPGHLADEAWVILERAARGEEPEWPEGLVPVATKSYGDTVVTLAAN; this is encoded by the coding sequence ATGCCCCGCATCATCGCCGGAGAGTTCCGCGGCCGTCGTCTCGCGTCGCCCGCCGAGTCCACCCGTCCCACCTCCGATCGCGTCCGCGAGGCCGTCGCGTCCATGCTCGGTTCCCGGATGGACCTGTCCGGCGCGCGGGTGCTCGATCTGTACGCCGGCACCGGAGCGCTGGCGCTCGAACTCCTGTCGCGAGGCGCGGGCAGCGCCGTGCTCGTCGAGTCCGACCGGAAGGCGGCCGCCGTGGTGCGCGACAACATCGCCGTGTGCGGCGCGCACGGTCGCGCCCGCGTGGTCAACCGGACCGTGGCGTCGTTCCTGTCCGCGCCCGGCGAGCTGTTCGACGTCGTCTTCCTCGATCCGCCCTACGCACTGGGCGCCGACGAGGTGTCCGCGTCGCTCGCCGCGCTGCCGGGACACCTCGCGGACGAAGCCTGGGTGATTCTGGAACGCGCCGCCCGCGGCGAGGAACCCGAGTGGCCGGAGGGACTCGTGCCGGTGGCCACGAAGTCGTACGGCGACACGGTCGTCACCCTCGCCGCGAACTGA
- the coaD gene encoding pantetheine-phosphate adenylyltransferase: MSAAVCPGSYDPFTLGHRFVVAKAAERFERVIVAVVVNPNKQGMFSVPERIELIRDDCADLPNVEVRSWTGLLVDLVRDEDATTIVKGLRAETDFAYEAPMAQMNRELSGAETFFMLTDPRFAHVSSSLVKEVAKLGGDASPYLSPEIHRALMNRIEGVLRA, translated from the coding sequence ATGAGTGCTGCTGTCTGCCCCGGCTCCTACGACCCGTTCACCCTCGGTCACCGGTTCGTGGTGGCCAAGGCCGCCGAGCGCTTCGAGCGCGTGATCGTCGCCGTGGTCGTGAACCCGAACAAGCAAGGCATGTTCAGCGTGCCCGAGCGGATCGAGCTGATCCGGGACGACTGCGCGGATCTGCCCAACGTGGAGGTGCGCAGCTGGACCGGACTGCTGGTCGATCTGGTCCGCGACGAGGACGCGACGACGATCGTGAAGGGCCTGCGCGCCGAGACCGACTTCGCGTACGAGGCGCCGATGGCGCAGATGAACCGGGAACTGTCGGGCGCGGAGACCTTCTTCATGCTGACCGATCCCCGGTTCGCGCACGTCTCGAGCTCGCTGGTGAAAGAGGTCGCCAAACTCGGCGGTGATGCGTCGCCGTACCTCTCGCCGGAGATCCACCGGGCCCTGATGAATCGCATCGAGGGCGTGCTGCGGGCCTGA